In one window of Desulforhabdus amnigena DNA:
- a CDS encoding CGGC domain-containing protein, which translates to MARIGIITCSNCSQDTNCAAVVCLGDMRKRSGFFERYPAEEPLDLIGIINCAGCPTIAAPKKILRKVRAVAEFKLDALHFSFCMTALCPFLTKYEKTIKEEYPNLEIVLGTHKPIDKGEFQEKVRELLCPSVSPTRAMTDVIKGR; encoded by the coding sequence ATGGCGCGAATAGGCATCATTACATGCTCTAACTGTTCGCAGGATACCAACTGTGCAGCGGTCGTGTGTCTTGGAGACATGAGAAAACGAAGCGGTTTCTTTGAGCGTTATCCTGCTGAAGAACCGCTCGACCTCATCGGTATCATCAACTGTGCAGGATGTCCCACTATTGCAGCTCCGAAAAAGATACTCAGGAAGGTGCGCGCTGTGGCCGAATTCAAACTGGACGCGCTTCATTTCTCATTTTGCATGACAGCACTTTGTCCCTTCCTTACCAAATACGAAAAAACGATTAAGGAGGAGTACCCAAACCTCGAGATTGTTTTGGGAACACACAAGCCGATCGATAAGGGTGAGTTTCAAGAAAAGGTTAGGGAGCTTCTGTGCCCTTCGGTCTCCCCCACAAGAGCCATGACCGATGTAATCAAGGGAAGGTGA
- a CDS encoding alcohol dehydrogenase catalytic domain-containing protein — protein MAKVRTRAAVVHEPGGLFIFEDVEIDTPRPDEVVVRIVACGVCHTDIAARDGFFSMRFPTVFGHEGAGIVETVGTDVTRVRAGDRVVLSFSSCGKCGNWQRWPSGSLRGIR, from the coding sequence ATGGCGAAAGTACGCACCCGTGCCGCAGTGGTGCATGAACCCGGCGGCCTATTTATTTTTGAAGATGTTGAAATCGACACTCCCCGTCCGGATGAAGTGGTAGTCCGTATCGTTGCCTGTGGGGTCTGTCACACGGATATTGCTGCCCGAGACGGATTCTTTTCCATGCGGTTTCCGACAGTCTTTGGCCATGAAGGTGCAGGGATCGTTGAAACCGTGGGAACGGATGTGACCAGGGTCCGTGCCGGCGATAGGGTTGTGCTCTCCTTTAGCTCCTGCGGTAAGTGCGGGAACTGGCAGAGATGGCCATCCGGCTCACTGCGTGGCATTCGATGA